From Flavipsychrobacter sp., a single genomic window includes:
- a CDS encoding tetratricopeptide repeat protein, with amino-acid sequence MRIVLLVISFFLFTVARADNGPYYYEYNSNCSKAYNELLSLQSERAIQYLNREKELHPNNLMRVYIEDYDDCLLLLFNGDKAQLALRRDNLDERIKLLEQGGDDSPWYRLCKSGLYMHWACIYVRFGENLKAANLFRKSFILIKENRKRFPDFKYNEVFYGAEEAALGAIPDNFKWVASIFGMRGDVKSGIKKLEKFLATSNADDLLYNEVVVYYAYLKFYLLSDKESVWSFLNTPKINTNGNLLYSFVKANIAHNFRKAEDCIIVINEAKKVSGYDKYPVLDFELAQAQLLKQDYSCIEAFNSFLSRYKGGLFYKDALLQLSYAYYLKGNAEKAKRVMERVVHEGSSIVDADKQALRFAERGVLPNKALLQIRLLIDGGYYQSALLEIKKHSISDFANEVDKVEFVFRTARAYDEIGEDELAIEYYKKAIKLGYGKREHFAARSALQVGFIYEKNKKPANALLMYKQVLSMDDHDFKSSIDQQAKAGINRLSVH; translated from the coding sequence ATGCGAATAGTACTCTTAGTCATATCTTTTTTTCTTTTTACGGTTGCCAGGGCAGATAATGGGCCCTACTATTATGAGTATAATAGCAATTGTAGTAAGGCGTATAATGAACTGCTTTCTCTACAGTCTGAAAGAGCTATACAATATCTGAATAGAGAGAAAGAGCTGCACCCTAATAATCTCATGAGGGTTTATATTGAAGATTATGATGACTGTTTGCTTTTGCTGTTTAATGGAGATAAGGCACAGTTGGCATTGAGAAGAGATAACTTGGACGAGCGTATCAAGCTATTAGAGCAAGGAGGTGATGATAGCCCATGGTATAGATTATGTAAGTCGGGGTTGTATATGCATTGGGCATGTATCTATGTTAGGTTTGGAGAAAATCTTAAAGCGGCTAATCTGTTTAGAAAATCATTTATCCTTATTAAAGAGAATAGGAAACGTTTTCCCGACTTTAAGTATAATGAAGTATTCTATGGTGCAGAAGAAGCTGCTCTTGGTGCCATTCCTGACAATTTCAAATGGGTAGCCTCTATTTTTGGTATGAGAGGGGATGTGAAATCAGGAATAAAAAAGTTAGAAAAATTTTTAGCGACAAGTAATGCAGACGATCTTCTGTATAATGAGGTTGTAGTATATTATGCCTATTTAAAATTCTACTTACTATCAGACAAGGAATCTGTTTGGAGTTTTTTAAACACACCAAAAATAAATACAAACGGTAATCTTTTGTATTCATTTGTTAAAGCCAATATCGCCCATAATTTCAGAAAAGCAGAAGACTGTATAATTGTTATAAACGAAGCAAAGAAAGTTTCTGGTTATGATAAGTATCCTGTGCTAGATTTTGAATTAGCTCAAGCGCAATTATTAAAACAAGATTACTCTTGTATAGAAGCATTCAATAGTTTTTTGAGTAGATATAAAGGAGGTTTGTTTTATAAAGATGCGCTACTTCAGTTGTCTTATGCTTATTATCTGAAAGGCAATGCAGAAAAGGCTAAACGCGTTATGGAACGCGTTGTTCACGAAGGCTCATCTATAGTAGATGCAGATAAGCAAGCGTTGCGTTTTGCAGAACGAGGAGTGCTACCTAATAAAGCATTATTACAAATAAGGTTGTTAATAGATGGGGGGTATTACCAAAGTGCTTTGTTAGAAATAAAAAAGCATAGCATAAGTGATTTTGCTAATGAAGTTGATAAGGTAGAGTTTGTTTTTAGAACAGCAAGAGCATATGATGAGATAGGTGAAGATGAACTTGCTATAGAGTACTATAAGAAAGCAATAAAGCTTGGTTACGGTAAGAGGGAGCATTTTGCTGCACGCTCTGCACTTCAAGTTGGTTTCATTTATGAAAAGAATAAAAAACCGGCAAATGCATTACTAATGTATAAACAAGTGTTGAGTATGGACGACCACGATTTCAAAAGTTCAATAGATCAACAAGCAAAAGCTGGTATCAATAGGTTGTCAGTGCACTAG
- a CDS encoding calcium-binding EGF-like domain-containing protein, producing MKNIRNIALSALLTIGAFTAITYTSCNKDACKDVVCQNGGICLNGSCSCATGYEGTNCETKANAKYVGTYSVTETCGGTTSNPYIVTITAGTGPSDVLVSNLGNYGCTTGGTILFNGLAAGTTLTINDSKCNTQMNATGNYANGVITISYTATYGVTVDNCTATLTKQ from the coding sequence ATGAAAAACATTCGCAACATTGCTTTATCAGCACTTTTAACTATTGGCGCATTTACAGCTATCACATACACATCTTGCAACAAAGACGCTTGTAAAGATGTAGTTTGTCAGAACGGCGGTATCTGCTTAAATGGTTCTTGCTCTTGCGCTACTGGCTATGAAGGCACAAACTGTGAAACGAAAGCTAATGCAAAATATGTTGGTACATATTCTGTAACTGAAACTTGCGGCGGCACAACTTCTAACCCTTACATAGTTACTATTACTGCTGGCACAGGACCTTCTGATGTATTGGTTAGCAACTTAGGTAACTACGGTTGTACTACTGGCGGTACAATATTATTTAATGGCCTAGCAGCTGGTACTACACTAACTATTAATGACAGCAAGTGTAACACACAAATGAACGCTACGGGTAATTATGCAAATGGTGTTATTACTATCTCTTACACTGCTACTTATGGTGTAACTGTTGATAACTGTACTGCAACACTTACTAAACAATAA
- a CDS encoding HAMP domain-containing sensor histidine kinase: MPIRYRITIVYAVIVAIVLSLFSVSVYYYAYNSKQKSFQEELTNQAISTCVLLRINELDAQKVKEVCSASFFGEEQRSIAIYDYTYRRIFSYNDKGVSSLAVSQDILKKASAEKPYIFEDNGRLAIAVRHLTSTGNYTIVAAAVDKGAQEWLSNLRWMLIAGFLICMLIVAIAGYFYSLSLVNSISRFTENIERISSEKFSLRLDTGTDKDELQKLAITINDLLDRLQASFDTQRRFIDNASHELSTPLASISSQLDVTLQRDRTAEEYIKSMLSISDDVKRLSLLVRSLLEIAKVSGSMGGTELTSLRVDELIMRLPADMKKASPFYDVKIQFDEFPDDETFFVIFGNEHLLYSAFRNIVHNACKFAENKSAIVKLSFSETHVTISILDTGPGIKPNDLKHIFQPFYRSKTHDTYISGAGLGLALANRIIKLHKGSIEVKSEEGEGTSFVITLPLDKLDRDKDLLNR; encoded by the coding sequence ATGCCAATACGCTATAGGATAACGATAGTATATGCTGTGATAGTAGCTATAGTGCTTTCTCTTTTCAGTGTGTCCGTATATTACTATGCCTATAACAGCAAGCAAAAAAGTTTTCAGGAAGAGTTAACCAACCAAGCTATAAGTACTTGTGTGCTATTGAGGATAAATGAACTTGATGCACAGAAAGTAAAAGAAGTGTGTAGTGCTTCTTTTTTTGGGGAGGAGCAAAGAAGTATAGCCATATATGATTATACCTATAGGAGGATATTTTCCTATAACGATAAAGGCGTTTCCTCATTAGCTGTATCTCAAGATATTCTAAAAAAAGCCTCTGCAGAAAAGCCCTATATATTTGAAGATAACGGACGCTTAGCCATAGCCGTAAGGCATCTTACTAGTACTGGTAATTATACTATAGTTGCTGCAGCTGTAGATAAGGGAGCGCAAGAATGGCTTTCGAATCTAAGATGGATGCTTATTGCAGGCTTCTTGATATGCATGCTTATAGTTGCCATAGCGGGTTATTTCTACTCTTTGTCATTAGTAAATTCCATAAGCAGGTTTACAGAGAATATTGAGCGTATCTCTTCCGAAAAATTCTCTTTAAGATTAGATACAGGTACGGATAAAGATGAGCTTCAAAAACTCGCTATAACCATTAACGATCTCTTGGATAGGTTGCAGGCGTCCTTCGATACACAAAGACGTTTTATCGATAATGCATCTCATGAGTTGTCTACACCGTTAGCATCCATATCCAGTCAGTTGGATGTTACTTTACAAAGAGATAGAACTGCAGAGGAGTATATTAAGTCAATGCTGTCTATTAGCGATGATGTGAAGCGCTTGAGCTTGTTAGTAAGAAGCCTACTGGAAATAGCAAAAGTAAGCGGCTCGATGGGTGGTACAGAATTGACGTCGTTAAGGGTAGATGAGCTGATCATGCGCTTGCCTGCTGATATGAAAAAGGCGAGCCCATTCTACGATGTCAAAATACAATTTGACGAATTTCCTGATGATGAGACCTTCTTTGTGATATTTGGTAATGAGCATTTGCTCTATAGTGCCTTTAGAAATATAGTGCACAATGCTTGTAAGTTTGCTGAGAATAAGTCGGCTATAGTAAAGTTGAGCTTTTCAGAGACACATGTTACTATTTCTATTCTTGACACTGGGCCGGGTATTAAGCCTAATGACTTGAAGCACATTTTCCAACCGTTCTATAGAAGTAAAACGCACGATACTTACATTTCCGGAGCGGGGCTCGGTTTGGCGTTGGCAAATAGGATCATTAAACTACATAAGGGTTCTATAGAGGTGAAATCTGAAGAAGGGGAGGGTACTAGCTTTGTTATCACCCTGCCTCTTGATAAGCTGGATAGAGATAAAGACTTGTTAAATAGGTAA
- a CDS encoding response regulator transcription factor — translation MNYSILLVEDEKKLADTLQTGLAEQNFDVTIAYNGLDGKKFYLDNAYDLIILDINLPFINGYELCKMIRENDERVPIIILTALNFVDNKIEGFELGADDYIPKPFEFRELLARIKALLRRSDLKVEVEEEKLLKIADLEMNLDSKEVRRSGQKISLTAKEFQLLEYLLKNKEKVVSRADIAKDVWEIDFDTQTNVIDVYVNFLRKKLDKGFTPKLIHTQVGMGYILKVDQD, via the coding sequence ATGAATTATAGTATCCTTTTAGTTGAAGACGAAAAAAAGTTAGCAGACACGCTACAAACAGGATTGGCTGAGCAAAACTTTGATGTAACTATAGCATATAATGGGCTAGATGGTAAAAAGTTTTATTTAGATAATGCTTACGACCTTATCATTCTCGATATCAACCTGCCTTTTATTAACGGGTATGAGCTGTGCAAGATGATAAGAGAAAATGACGAGCGTGTACCTATCATAATTCTTACAGCATTAAACTTTGTAGATAATAAGATCGAAGGATTTGAGCTAGGGGCTGATGATTATATTCCTAAGCCGTTTGAGTTTAGGGAGCTGCTGGCAAGAATAAAGGCATTGCTTAGACGATCTGACTTAAAGGTGGAAGTAGAGGAAGAAAAACTGTTGAAAATTGCTGATCTGGAAATGAATCTGGATAGCAAAGAAGTGAGAAGAAGTGGGCAGAAAATTTCGTTGACGGCAAAAGAATTCCAACTGTTAGAATATTTGCTTAAGAATAAAGAGAAGGTGGTATCGAGAGCAGATATAGCTAAAGATGTTTGGGAGATAGATTTTGATACCCAGACCAATGTGATAGATGTGTATGTGAACTTCTTGAGAAAGAAATTGGATAAAGGCTTTACGCCTAAGCTTATACATACACAGGTGGGTATGGGTTATATATTAAAGGTAGATCAGGACTAA
- a CDS encoding acetyl-CoA carboxylase carboxyltransferase subunit alpha produces the protein MQFLDFEKPLEDLYAQIEKLNEMSAKNKVDVSASIKELEATIEKTRSNIYDNLTPWQRVQLSRHPDRPYTFYYIENIFTNFTELHGDRNVGDDKAMVGGMAELDGMPVMIMGQQKGVNTKMRQLRNFGMANPEGYRKALRLMKMAEKFNRPIITFIDTPGAYPGLEAEQRGQAEAIARNIYEMVNLKVPVICVVIGEGASGGAIGIGVGDKVTMLENTWYTVISPENCSTILWRSWDYKVQAAEQLKLTSSDMKGFNLVDHVVKEPNGGAHAKPEEMAATLKTYLIDTVKELSKIDPEERITQRIEKFSKMGFYEEA, from the coding sequence ATGCAATTTCTAGATTTTGAGAAACCGCTTGAAGATCTGTACGCTCAGATAGAAAAATTGAACGAGATGTCTGCTAAAAACAAAGTAGATGTTAGTGCCTCTATCAAAGAGCTGGAAGCTACTATTGAAAAAACAAGATCGAACATATACGACAACTTAACGCCTTGGCAGAGAGTACAACTTAGTCGTCATCCAGATCGCCCATATACTTTCTACTACATAGAAAATATTTTTACCAACTTCACCGAGCTACATGGTGACAGAAATGTTGGCGATGATAAAGCTATGGTTGGTGGCATGGCCGAGCTAGATGGTATGCCAGTGATGATAATGGGACAACAAAAAGGTGTGAACACCAAAATGCGTCAGCTACGCAACTTTGGTATGGCCAACCCTGAGGGCTATCGTAAAGCGCTACGCCTGATGAAGATGGCAGAAAAGTTTAATCGCCCTATTATTACTTTCATAGACACACCCGGTGCTTACCCAGGCTTAGAAGCTGAACAACGCGGACAAGCAGAGGCCATTGCCAGAAACATCTACGAGATGGTGAACCTGAAAGTACCTGTTATTTGCGTAGTGATAGGTGAAGGTGCATCTGGCGGCGCTATTGGTATAGGCGTAGGTGATAAAGTGACCATGTTGGAAAACACTTGGTACACAGTTATCTCTCCTGAAAACTGCTCTACTATTTTGTGGCGCAGCTGGGACTACAAAGTGCAAGCGGCAGAACAATTGAAACTGACCTCTTCTGACATGAAGGGCTTTAACTTGGTAGACCATGTAGTAAAAGAGCCAAACGGTGGTGCACATGCTAAGCCTGAAGAGATGGCTGCTACATTAAAGACATACCTTATAGATACGGTTAAAGAACTATCTAAAATAGACCCTGAAGAACGCATTACACAGAGAATAGAAAAATTCTCTAAAATGGGTTTCTACGAAGAAGCATAA
- the dapA gene encoding 4-hydroxy-tetrahydrodipicolinate synthase yields MAHQFGGSGVALVTPFLDDSTIDYNGLEKLINHVIDGGINFLVALGSTGETPTLSKEEQQQVLSFVVEKCNGRVPVVCGIAGNNTAEVVNNVKSYDLTGVAGILSASPHYNKPSQEGIYLHFKAIAEATDKDIILYNVPGRTGGNMLPATVLRLANDFKNIVAIKEASGNLGQCMEIVKDKPAHFAVLSGDDDLILPQMSIGMEGVISVAANYFTKDFTTMVNAGLAGDFTTARTIHYKLIDGIRLLFADGNPAGIKCVLSQNGICQENLRLPLTPVTDATREKIKQYLQNY; encoded by the coding sequence ATGGCACATCAATTTGGTGGATCAGGAGTAGCATTGGTTACCCCTTTTCTTGATGACAGCACGATTGATTACAACGGCTTGGAAAAGCTGATAAATCACGTGATAGATGGAGGTATTAATTTCTTAGTAGCATTAGGCTCAACAGGAGAAACACCTACCTTGAGTAAGGAAGAACAACAACAAGTACTGTCTTTCGTAGTAGAAAAATGCAATGGACGTGTGCCTGTAGTATGTGGTATAGCAGGCAACAATACTGCCGAAGTAGTAAACAATGTGAAAAGCTACGATCTTACTGGTGTAGCAGGTATATTAAGTGCTTCTCCCCACTACAACAAACCATCACAAGAAGGTATCTACCTGCACTTTAAAGCAATAGCAGAGGCTACGGATAAAGATATTATCCTTTACAACGTACCGGGACGTACAGGTGGGAATATGCTACCGGCTACCGTACTTCGCTTGGCTAACGATTTTAAAAACATAGTAGCCATCAAAGAAGCGAGTGGCAACCTTGGGCAGTGCATGGAAATAGTAAAAGATAAACCTGCTCATTTTGCTGTACTAAGTGGTGATGATGATCTGATACTACCGCAAATGTCTATAGGCATGGAAGGTGTTATTTCAGTAGCTGCCAACTATTTCACTAAAGACTTCACTACCATGGTAAATGCGGGACTTGCCGGAGACTTTACAACGGCACGTACTATTCACTACAAGTTAATAGATGGTATCCGACTGTTATTTGCCGATGGCAACCCTGCGGGCATTAAATGCGTGTTGAGCCAAAATGGTATTTGTCAGGAAAACCTGCGCCTGCCGCTAACACCTGTAACCGACGCTACCAGAGAAAAAATCAAACAATATTTACAGAACTATTAG
- the ahcY gene encoding adenosylhomocysteinase: MSTMTRSEIDFKMPYKVKDISLADWGRKEIRLAEAEMPGLMAIREEYKDQQPLKGARIAGCLHMTIQTAVLIETLVALGAEVRWSSCNIFSTQDQAAAAIAAAGIGVFAWKGQTQAEADWCIEQTLFFGSEDRPLNMILDDGGDLTNMVLDNYTELVAGIKGLSEETTTGVHRLYERMKKGTLPMPAINVNDSVTKSKFDNKYGCQESLVDAIRRATDVMMAGKVAVVGGYGDVGKGSAQSLRGAGARVIVTEIDPICALQAAMDGFEVKKMIDAVKEADIVVTASGCCDLIGEEHFRAMGDKTIVCNIGHFDNEIDMAWINKNYGDTKDTLKPQVDIYNVDGNDIIILAEGRLVNLGCATGHPSFVMSNSFTNQTLAQIELWNHTDRYENKVYVLPKHLDEKVARLHLAKINVELDELTDEQAAYLGITKDGPYKAEHYRY, translated from the coding sequence ATGAGTACAATGACTCGTTCAGAGATTGATTTTAAAATGCCTTACAAGGTAAAAGACATCAGCCTGGCTGATTGGGGACGTAAAGAAATTAGACTTGCAGAGGCTGAAATGCCTGGTCTTATGGCTATCCGTGAGGAGTATAAAGACCAACAACCTTTGAAGGGTGCACGTATTGCAGGTTGTCTACACATGACTATCCAAACAGCGGTATTGATCGAAACGCTTGTAGCATTGGGTGCAGAGGTACGTTGGAGCTCTTGTAACATCTTCTCTACGCAAGACCAAGCTGCTGCTGCTATTGCTGCTGCAGGTATCGGTGTTTTTGCATGGAAAGGACAAACACAAGCTGAGGCTGACTGGTGTATCGAGCAAACTTTATTCTTTGGTAGTGAAGACCGTCCGTTGAACATGATCTTGGATGATGGTGGTGACCTTACTAACATGGTATTGGACAACTACACTGAGCTAGTAGCTGGTATCAAAGGTCTTAGTGAAGAGACTACTACAGGTGTTCACCGTTTGTACGAGCGTATGAAGAAAGGAACACTTCCTATGCCTGCTATCAACGTAAACGATTCTGTTACAAAATCTAAATTCGATAATAAATACGGTTGTCAAGAGTCATTGGTAGACGCTATCCGTCGTGCTACTGACGTGATGATGGCTGGTAAGGTTGCTGTAGTAGGTGGTTATGGTGACGTGGGTAAAGGTTCTGCACAATCACTACGTGGTGCAGGTGCTCGTGTTATCGTTACAGAGATTGACCCAATATGTGCACTACAAGCAGCTATGGACGGCTTTGAAGTGAAGAAAATGATCGATGCTGTGAAAGAAGCAGACATCGTTGTTACGGCTTCTGGTTGTTGCGACCTTATTGGCGAAGAGCACTTCCGTGCTATGGGCGATAAGACTATCGTTTGTAACATCGGTCACTTCGATAACGAGATCGATATGGCATGGATCAACAAAAACTACGGTGATACAAAAGATACATTGAAACCACAGGTAGACATCTACAATGTGGATGGTAATGATATCATCATCTTGGCTGAAGGTCGTTTGGTGAACTTGGGTTGTGCTACTGGTCACCCAAGCTTTGTAATGAGTAACTCATTCACTAACCAAACTTTGGCACAGATAGAGCTTTGGAATCATACTGACCGTTACGAGAACAAAGTATACGTTCTTCCTAAGCACTTGGATGAGAAAGTAGCACGCCTACACTTAGCTAAGATCAACGTAGAGTTGGATGAGCTAACTGATGAGCAAGCAGCTTACCTAGGTATCACTAAAGATGGTCCTTACAAGGCAGAACACTACAGATACTAG
- a CDS encoding T9SS type A sorting domain-containing protein: MKKNLYLLLSLLLLSTTSIAQPYKSIFGDSTSMWTCSYSGLATHSIAFFAKGDTTVRGETYKKVGFSGNSYPLSFLNTTLGLLREDTATGKVWYRSQPKYKTNAYSNPARDTVDILIMDMTLQLGDTFYTGKVSGMGQDTMAIVDSVYIDTDNRKHIRFNKKIGWNLNLEFIERVGTTLGIAYKDSNVISSFAENGGLICCFHDSVNIYSTILKTNLNNKCIPTVGIKHLSKKQLLTHPNPSTGVVTINVPTLASTHIVVANIAGQLVYTRTISNSRQISIDLTTQPKGIYTIRLTNQQHSYTNKLILE, encoded by the coding sequence ATGAAAAAAAACCTTTACCTACTATTATCCCTTTTGCTCTTATCCACCACCTCTATAGCTCAACCATACAAGAGTATCTTTGGGGATAGTACAAGTATGTGGACTTGTAGCTATTCCGGGTTAGCTACACACTCTATAGCTTTTTTTGCAAAAGGCGATACTACAGTTAGAGGAGAAACATATAAAAAAGTAGGCTTTTCAGGCAATAGTTACCCATTAAGTTTCCTTAACACAACACTTGGTTTATTAAGAGAAGACACAGCAACCGGTAAAGTTTGGTATCGCTCTCAGCCCAAATACAAAACTAATGCCTATAGTAATCCTGCTAGAGATACTGTAGATATACTCATCATGGATATGACCTTACAACTAGGCGACACCTTTTATACAGGCAAAGTAAGCGGTATGGGGCAAGATACTATGGCTATAGTAGATAGTGTATATATAGACACAGATAACAGAAAGCATATCAGGTTTAACAAAAAAATTGGCTGGAATTTAAATTTAGAATTTATAGAGCGTGTAGGTACAACATTAGGTATAGCCTACAAAGACAGCAACGTTATTAGTTCATTTGCTGAAAACGGAGGTTTGATTTGTTGCTTTCATGATTCTGTAAATATTTACTCAACAATCCTAAAAACCAACCTCAATAATAAATGCATACCTACTGTTGGCATTAAGCACTTGAGTAAAAAGCAACTACTCACACACCCCAACCCATCTACAGGGGTGGTAACTATAAATGTACCTACCCTTGCCAGTACTCATATCGTTGTTGCCAATATTGCAGGGCAGCTGGTGTATACTCGTACTATTAGCAACAGTCGGCAGATTAGTATAGACCTCACTACCCAACCCAAAGGTATCTATACCATACGCCTTACCAACCAGCAACATAGCTATACCAACAAACTAATTTTAGAATAA